The DNA region CTCGCCCGCGACGCCGGAGTACGACGCTTCCTGTACGCCTCCACCTGCTCGGTCTACGGCGCCGCCGGCGGTGACGACCTGGTGACCGAGGACGCCCCGCTGCGCCCGGTGACGCCGTACGCGGAGTCCAAGGTGCGCGTCGAGGACGACCTGCACGCGCTGGCCGACGGCGACTTCAGCCCGGTGTACATGCGCAACGCCACCGCCTTCGGCTACTCGCCCCGGCTGCGCGCCGACATCGTCCTGAACAACCTCGTGGGCCACGCGCTCCTGTCCGGCGAGGTCCTCGTGATGTCCGACGGCACCCCGTGGCGCCCGCTCGTGCACGCCGCCGACATCGCCCGGGCCTTCACGGCCGCCCTGGGAGCGCCCCGGGACGCCGTGCACGACCGGGCGTTCAACATCGGCAGCGAGGTCAACAACGTCACCGTCGCCGAGATCGCCGAGCAGGTCGCCGAGGCGGTGTCGGGGTCGAAGGTGGTGATCACCGGCGAGACGGGCGCCGACCCGCGCTCGTACCGGGTGGACTTCTCCCGGTTCCGGGAGGCGATCCCCGGCTTCGACTGCGAGTGGACGGTGAAGCGTGGCGCCCTCGAACTGGCCGACGCCTACCGTACGTTCGGGCTGACCCGGGAGGGCTTCGAGCAGCGCTTCACCCGTCTTGCCGTGCTGCGCGCGGCGTCCGAAGCGGGGGCCGTCGACGACACCCTGCGGTGGAGCCGATGACGTCGGCGGGCGCGCGGATGCACGCTCTGGTGGAGCGGCTCTACCCGCTCTGCCGGAGCATCACCGGCGACGGTGTGCGCGCCACCCTGGACATCGTCGGCGAGTACGTGCCGCTACAGGTGCACGAGGTACCGACGGGGACGCAGGTGCTCGACTGGACGGTGCCGCAGGAGTGGAACATCCGCGACGCGTACATCGCCGACAGCGACGGCAACCGCGTCGTCGACTTCGCCGCGTCCAGCCTGCACGTGCTCGGCTACAGCGTGCCGGTGGCGCGGACGATGCCGCTGTCCGAGCTGCGTGCCCACCTGCACACCCTGCCGGAGAACCCGGACTGGGTGCCGTACCGCACCAGTTACTACGAGCCGCAATGGGGATTCTGCCTGGCCCAGAACACCTTGGACGCGCTGCCGGACGGCGACTACGAGGTGTGCGTCGACTCCACGCTCGCGGACGGCCACCTCACCTACGCCGAGCACGTGGTCCCCGGCCAGGTCCCCGACGAGGTGATCGTCTCCTGCCACGTCTGCCACCCGTCGCTCGCCAACGACAAC from Streptomyces flavofungini includes:
- a CDS encoding NAD-dependent epimerase/dehydratase family protein, with amino-acid sequence MRVLLTGHQGYLGTVMAPVLTAAGHEVVGLDSGLFADCVLGPAPADPPGPRVDLRDVTAAHVAGVDAVIHLAALSNDPLGSLAPELTYDINHHASVTLARLARDAGVRRFLYASTCSVYGAAGGDDLVTEDAPLRPVTPYAESKVRVEDDLHALADGDFSPVYMRNATAFGYSPRLRADIVLNNLVGHALLSGEVLVMSDGTPWRPLVHAADIARAFTAALGAPRDAVHDRAFNIGSEVNNVTVAEIAEQVAEAVSGSKVVITGETGADPRSYRVDFSRFREAIPGFDCEWTVKRGALELADAYRTFGLTREGFEQRFTRLAVLRAASEAGAVDDTLRWSR